The window CGACGGCTGCTCGGCCAGCACGGGGCGGTCGAGCTGCTGGTGCGGGCGGCGCCCGTGCCCGGATCCGCGCGCGGACATGCGGCGCTCGAGGTGGCGCAGgaggccgcgcacgccgccgccgcgccgcggggaGGCGGTGACGGTGGCCTCGTCGGCCTCGACGTCGgcgtggtgctgctgctggtgccccgccgccccgccgcgcggcgaggggcaggacggcgacagcggcgcgccggccgcgtGGGATCTGAGGAGCGAGGCGTGGTCGTCGTCACAGGCCGACATGGTGGCGTCGCGCCGCGCAGCTGGGTGTGCGTCAGGGGAGCGCGCCCCGCATCGAGATCTGGAGGCCGCGAGGGAACGCGGATGCGAGGCGGGGAGGCGAAGCGGAGAGGTTGACGAGTGCGGAGGCGTGCGCGTGCTCAGGTGGCGGTTCTTATTACACGGGGGAGGGCGGCGACGCCGACGCGGGAAGGCAGGCAGGGGGGTGAGGAGGCCACGAGGGGGAGACTACGAACGCAAGCGCAAAGCACGGGCAGAGTGGCAGTGGCAGAGAACACAGAGACagggggcgccggcgcgccTGCCGTCCGAAGTCCAATGGCGCGCTGCCTGTGTGAATCTGATCTGACAGTGCGAGTGAGATCCCCAGCGAGGAACGGACCGGATCTTGTCAGCAGCTGCGCCGTGAAGCTGGGGAGCTTCTTTTCTTTTGGTGTAGCACAATTATTTTATTGTCGGGAAAACAACTCTATTTACttcggaaaaaaaaacacaactcTATTGGTGTACCCCCATGTGTGTGGATCTTTGACGAGGATCCGTAAGGGTAATAATTAAAAGTTGCGTTACTTTTTTTATCGTGATGGTAACTGGTTGTTGGAGCGTCGCGTTCCTGGGAAGCGGAACGAGATGGCAGTGGTTATCAAATGTTTGATCCTGTCTGCGCGTGAGACAAATGTTGACCGCAGCAACGctacaaaataataataataataaggcATGTGCTTCGAGTTGGTGATTGCTGGAGACTGGCGGTGGACATCTTCTGGGGAAAACGTGCTGACTACTAGCAGTAGTCCATTGATATTGTGCCGTTCTAATTTCTCACCCCGGGCACCAAAATGTTTCTTCCGTTTTTCTTTCTTGGGGGCTATGGCATCTAATGAAGGGTGTGAGGCGATCCACGGATATTGTAAAACTAAAAGTTAGTTAATTAAGCCATGCGAGCCAATTATTTCGAATGTTCAAATTTTGAAAGCGAGGTGCCTAATGaaacatatacatacatggggATTCAAATATACTGTAGCTCCAACTTCAAATTGTCTGCACAAAGATCGATCTGACTGGACCAAACGAGCAATTGATCCAGACGGCTGTGCTACCTATGCTTGGGCTTATTCTTCTTGCTTAAATGGAGCCCAAGTGGCCAGTCGTACTGATCTGGTGGGTTGTAGGTAAGTTGGCCCAGCTAATTTCGGCCTTCGTGTAGTTGTAATGGCCCACACACTAAAAATACTAAAAATGTAATAGCCCAAAAGGCGACAAGATTGGGCCACATAGTCCTGCATAGTTGCTGGCTCAAACTTTGAACACCTCATGGGCTCAAATACGGCTAAAACCGAGGCAGATCGATTTTTTCTCTTCAGAAACAGAGCTGGCTGTGTATATTTCCTCACTTCAGAAGGAGACTGGAGAGACACttttttcaaacaaaaaaaagagaaggaaaaagacCTGAAGAGGACTGCCACTACCGGACTtccaaactttgccgagtgtcagttacactcggcaaaggccgaTTTGCACTCGGCAACGGCAAATTCTGGGCATGTTGTGTGCCacatgtttgccgagtgcccgtggtctggcactcggcaaaggcatcGACACGGCAAATATGGGTTTTCCAGTTGTGTGCTTGGATTTGGAGATATGATTGCATGGGTTCATCTCTCAGATTTCTTCGTAGACACCACCGTTCTTCTCCATTTGCACCATGCCGGCCGAAACATCTTAGCACTACACCCACCTCATCGAACTCAGCACGACGTCGTCATCCGCGGCCGAATGGAGCAGCTCATCGCCATTTTCATCATCGCCCATTCGCCCGTACCGGCCGGACAGCATTCAGAATTTCAGATTCCTTTCCCAAAGGGAGCAGCGTATATAGATAATCAAATGCAGGTTGTCTGAACCCATAAAGCACTCGCGCTCTCGCCGCACCATCGCGCTACctaatacccccccccccccccccccccccccgcggcgaTCCTCTCCCTCGACGCCACGTACGAGCGCGCACCATTTTCTTCTTCGCCTTTGATGGGCGGGCACGAATTTTAGGCGCCGgtcgagctgccgccgccgctggcgatgGATCGGTGAGGCCGCGCGCGGCGGAACAAGAGAACAGCTCACGTGGTTGGTGAGATGGGCGCTTCGTTGCTGGTGCTCGTGTCGCCGGTTGGTGCGTGCCTCGGTGCCTGCATGCTGCTTCGGATCATTCCCCTATCGTTTCCAGGCAGCACCGTGTTCcggtgctgctggtggtggtggtggtggtggtgatgccCCATCAGAGGCGTCAGGCTGAAGCTTCCGAGGAGAAAGATTCCACCGCCGGCCGGCTAATCAGATGCAGATGCCGCCTAGCTAGATTCTCTTTTACTTCCTTCTACGATGACTGAAACTTCAAGCTCGATTATTAGCGCTGCAGGAACATGATAATATGATGGGATGATATGATAGCAGGTCGctttctcctttttcctctgATCCTGAAGCAAGAGAGTGAGGCTGCACTAGGTTTAGCAACAGCAGCCCTAAACCAAGTGgctatcttcttttttttttttgaaacaaaccaAGTGGTTATCTATACATGTGGTAGTGCCAAACCTACTTGTAGATGCTAGCTCTGGCTCAAGCCActattcattttcttttcttttttttccctcccTCTCGCGCATGTGGTAGGAGCTCTGCTGATGAAATAAAGCGAGGAAAATTAAGGGTTCCAAAAGagcatccaccatccaccaccaAGAGCTGGTGCATATCATCTGCCATTTTGGTAACCACCCCGATCGGTCCACCATATGTCAAAGCTAGTACGACGACTGATGTCGCCAGCCATTTATAGCCGACGGGAGTTCTGTTTAGATTGACAGGTGTGCTTAACCGCCGGCTTAATtggacctggttagcagaagCCGGCTCCATAATTGTGCACGCACCTACCTTGGCTTCGGGTTGCAGAAAAGCAGCTGCCTCTTGGTCTGCTTCGTTACCTCACCATCTCGGATCTCGCTGCATGAGAGCAACAGGCCTAGCTCTAACTCTGAGGGCAACAATTCCATTTACAAAGTACTACGCGCATCAGAAGCTTTCAtgcatagaaaaaaaaacaaatataattTTGAAAGGAGACTGATGCCTGATCAAACCCCCTGTAGAGCCTTATCagaacccaaaaaaaaaagaggaacagTTATAGAAGCAGTGGTACGGTAGTGATCAGGTGGTTGGAGTGGATTAAAACCAACGGGTCGTTTGCTTTCAACCGCCGAGAGTGAAAGCTACCTCTGGGATTCCCAAGCAGGAAGGGCGCTCCGTCGGGATCCCTATAAAAAGGCCGCGAGGTGGCCGTGCTCCGTAGTGCTATAGAGCTGAGTCACAGGCCACAGCCAGACACACTCACACAcccaaggaggaggagaggaagctgCTTTTCAGATAAGATGGAGATGGCGTTGCTGCTTCGGCTTGTTGCCCTCTCGCTGCTCCTCGCAGTGGCCACTCCAGTCAGGGACATCACCAATGCGTGCTCGTCTCAAGTCAAGGGTACTGCTCCTGGCCTCCGTTAATTTTTCATGTGTCGCTAATTCGCTTGCTTTCAGTCAGCTCTGGTAGGTTTCTGCATGTAACTGATCGATCGGGCATGTGAAGCTTTACTGACCTTAGACAGACCTGTTTTGTTTTCTCTCTTTCGAAGCAAAAAATCATCGCTGGCACTAGAATTACAATCTCTACGCAGAACCTGAAAGCTGAAACTGctacggcaaaaaaaaaagtagtggTCAAGCCCATCTTTTTTCGTGTAAAAAAAATACAGTTTTCTTATTAAAGCTCGGATGCTGAACCTGTTGCCTTGTCCACGACAGGCATAATAAAGTGGGTAATGACTGAACGAAAGTTGACAGCTACTCAATCCAGATCGAATCTTCTCAGCACTCGCAGGAAAAATATTATCGCCGCAGCAACAGTAGAATAGTATGTTAGGTACACCGCACATACGTACGATCCGTAGACTACGAGTACTTTCCATGGTTCCATGGCCACCAGCTCGAAAAGCGTCCAGCTAGCTAGGTGCATATACTTTCTGACGGCCAATCGGTGGTCACCCTTTGTCCTGCTGCTGATAGCCTCTGGCTGGGGTCGGGGTTTATTCTCTGATTTTGACTCTGAACAGTGGAGGAGACGACGCGCCGTACGCCGATTTGTTGACACCGTTCGTTGTTTGTGTCTGCCGACACGCTCACAGCCACACACAGGCACCGCACGTCAGCACGCATCTTTGGCAATTTGCCATTCTGAACTTAATCCTGACAAGGTGAAATCTTGGCAAAGTTCAGGTTCAGTCGAAGCGTGTACTACTTCTCTCCCCCGTGAAACCAATCAACCgctcctccggtcctcccccAATTCCCACCGCGCCAACCACCACCATATAAACCAAAGTAACACACTTTGCATTGGGAagtatagtttcttgtgatggagtctttgaggtttagactctatgagtggagtctgcattgggactgccctaaaCGCATTATCTCCGTTCCTTTTTCTCGTGTTGCATGTTTTTTAGTGAAATAAAACACACACAGATTTAACACAAGGTGGGAATAATTAAATCTTCGGTGGACATGAGTACCTACCAACTCGATTGTTCTTAGCAGGTGGCTAGAGCTATTATGTGTTCTGTGAATCGAGCTTACACGTGATTGCCCAATTCGTCTTCAAgctactatttgtatatgtataCATGTGTGGGAATATATTAGGACAAGTTTGATGCGTCTTGTTAGTCATGAAGGAGGCGCCGTACTGTTCGCAACTTCATGCCCATAGCTTCTTCTCTGCCAGCTACTCCTGCCTCtatctaggggtggtaatgggccatggccctaatggtctcttcacagcccaataaagcccttaaaatttttagttcaaaaatacatatgtttagagcccggctcttttagggcccgatccttagattttctagttcaaaatgttgggccctttaccacccctactctATCACGTCTTGGACGGAATTAATATGATTGCAACCAGTTGATGGGTACATTACCTACGCTCTAAGCCGCGCCATTCTCGTGATAGGGCGATCTGATCACCAAGCTGTAACTGTAAGTGTACATGCATGGTACATACATATGCCCTGTATGGCTGTTTCACATCGCCGCCAGCAAAGCCATCCCAACCTGTAAAATAAAAGGATTCTTtactttttcttttaaaaaagagATACTTGCATGTGTTTGTTCCATCATGTGATCCTGAACTCCTTGGGAAGGAGAGTTAGCCTGGCCAGCCGTTCGTTCCAAATCTGACTAACTGCTCTGCATGTTCCAATAAGACAAACAAAAACACCAGTAATCCAACTTCACCGTAACACTAGCTAGTACTCCTTCGTCCCAAATTATTAatcgttttgattttttagattcATGCATTTTACTATACATTTAGACATAATGTATATGTAGATGTGTAGGAAagtctataatttggaacggagagggagcataaattaatttttttaagaaaaaaatagcATGGCAATGTGTACTACACGATTGCATTCCCATTCCATTTGTATCGGCCACGTTGCAACGTTTGGTAAGACGTCCATATATAGCTTTGCATCACTATCTAATCatagcactactacaaaaactgtaCGACAGCAACTGGTGCGGTAGGCTTAGTGCATGGCGTACGTGTTCGACGTCGTGGCGGCGATAATgctgccttttcttttcttggcgTCCATGCGGCAGCCAAAAAAAGAACGTTACAATTGTTTTTGTCACGGTCGCGGTAATTTTGCACGGACTGACggaagtgaaaaaaaaaactacttgcAGCTGCAGACTTCCCGCACCTGAACGGCTCCGGGCTCCACCTGACGCTGCACCACCCGCGGggcccctgctcgccggcgccgctacCCGCCGACCTCCCCTTCTCCGCGGTGCTCACCCACGACGACGCGCGCGTCGCCTcgctcgccgcgcgcctcgCCAAGACGCCGTCCTCGCGGCCCACCGCGCTCGacgagtcgtcgtcgtcgtccacgGTGCCCGACGAGTCCCTCTCGTCCGTGCCGCTGGGCCCGGGCACGTCGATAGGCGTGGGCAACTACGTCACCCGCATGGGCCTCGGCACGCCGGCCAAGTCGTACGTCATGGTCGTGGACACGGGCTCCTCGCTGACGTGGCTCCAGTGCTCCCCGTGCGTGGTGTCGTGCCACCGCCAGGCCGGCCCCGTGTTCAACCCCAAGGCGTCCAGCTCCTACGCCTCCGTCTCCTGCTCGGCGCCGCAGTGCGGCGACCTCACCTCCGCCACGCTCAACCCCGCCGCCTGCTCCAAGTCCAACGTCTGCGTCTACCAGGCCAGCTACGGCGACAGCTCCTTCTCCGTCGGGTACCTGAGCAAGGACACCGTGACCCTGGGCTCCAGCAGCATGCCCAACTTCTACTACGGGTGCGGGCAGGACAACGAGGGGCTCTTCGGGCGCTCGGCGGGGCTCATCGGCCTGGCGCGCAACAAGCTGTCGCTGCTCTACCAGCTCGCGCCGAGCCTGGGCTACTCCTTCTCCTACTGCCTgccgacgtcgtcgtcgtccgggtACCTGTCCATCGGCTCCTACAACCCGGGGCAGTACGCGTACACGCCCATGGCGTCGAGCTCGCTGGACGACTCGCTCTACTTCATCAAGCTGACCGGGATCACCGTCGCGGGCAGGCCGCTCTCCGTGTCCTCGTCGGCCTACTCGAGCCTGCCGACGATCATCGACTCCGGCACGGTGATCACGCGCCTGCCCACGGGGGTGTACTCGGCGCTGAGcaaggccgtggcggcggccatgAAGGGGACACCGCGCGCGTCGGCCTTCTCCATCCTCGACACGTGCTTCCAGGGCCAGGCCTCGCAggtgcgcgcgccggcggtcaGCATGgccttcgccggcggcgcggtgctcAAGCTGGCCGCGCGGAACCTGCTCGTGGACGTGGACAGCGCCACGACATGCCTGGCGTTCGCGCCCTCCCGGAGCGCCGCCATCATCGGGAACACGCAGCAGCAGACCTTCAGCGTCGTCTACGACGtcaagagcaacaagatcgGGTTCGCCGCCGGCGGATGCAGCTGAGAAGAAGGAAGCTATGCACGCGTGCCCACGGACCGATCGACCTGGTAGGTCATCATTTCGACAAGGCAAGGTACAGGAAAGTCAAAGCTGGTAAATTAAAGAAGTGTTGCTCAAGCACCTAGCTGATCGTTTGGTGTACACATCGTCGTTACATAAAAGAAACACATAAAACATTTTAGGAGTAGCAGGCTATTTATTATGTCGTTGTCCAGGCCACCAAGATCTGTGAAAAGTGAAACCACGTAGAAATCCAAAAGAAGATTAAAATTCACATACTGGCCGGTGCGCTCCTGGTGGGCGCGGTGGCCCCGCATTGTCACTGGGTGGGACGAAGAGCGAACGGACGGTGCGCTCCTCGATCCTTTCAGCATATGCCTTTTTTTCGACGTCGTGGCGGCGATAATGCTGCATTTTCTTTTCTTGGCGATAGGAGTCCTTGTCAGGAAGTCACTACGCCTACTCACCGCAAGCTGCCCTTCCAGCTGTAAGCAACCGGTGTGCTAGCTTCATCCTTTTTCCCTAAACAGAGACCGCTAAAGTAGAAATTTGCGAAGCTTAGTACACAAGGTTGGCCTATAGTTGGAACTCTAGGAAAGCTTGACCTATATTTAGAACTCTAAAAAAGGTTGACCTATAGCGATGGGCACCTCCGGCTTGTTCCATTTGGAAATCTCCACCCTTTCAAAGCTGGAAAACAGGTCAAGCACGTCGCCTTCGAAGATAACTGCGTCTCGATCCAAAGGTTTCTGCGGCACAATGCATCACAGTCCATTGTTTTCTTGCGAGTCCCAACGGATCCTCCTCGCCAAAAGTAAAGCACCGAAATAAGAGAAGTGGGATGCTATTCGGAACACCAAGCGACCACAAGCTCATCGATGTCTACTGTCATCATTCATACAATCATTTTCTAAACCATCCGAACAACGCACACATCTCTCCATTACTGACTGAACACTAGTTGATCTACGAATGATAAGGTAGCACCGTAGTAGCAAGCATGGAATGGCCTGAAGATGAAAGGCTCATCACCTATGTGTCCAAGCTCCAGCATCCAGCATCGCAGAAATTTTGTCAGCACTCAGCAAGCGAGAGGCCGGCACCCAGCAAGCAGAAATTCCTGAACTCCGAAGAGACGCCACCCTCCTCATGAGACGGCGGCACAGCTGGGAAACGCCCCGGGACGATGGGCGGCGCTCCTTCTTCTCTGATGAAGACGACGACTCCTCCGGTGACGCCGCCGACGCGTGCTCCCGGGTCTTGGCCCGCGCAATCTCCTCGTACACTAGCCTTTTCCTCTTGTAGAGGTACGCGGCCTCCCGGTTGATGGCTCCGCCATCCATGACAGGCTCGTGCAGAAGCGAGACCACGACCAGGAGGATCTTGTCCACCGTCCACACAGACGTCCACAAGTTCTTGTCGGTCAGGAAGTCGAGGCAAACCAGCCCGGTCCTCGGATCGACGTTCGGGTGGTACACCTGAAATCGCCGGTGCAGAGCAGCGAAAGGCGACATGGATGCGCGCGTGAGCCCGAAAAATAGACGAGAATTCGATCGACGATCAGAATTCAGACACAGAGGGGATCATCAAACTGCAACGAGCAGGGCGATCAGGGCGCCGCGCGTGCTCACCTTGGTCGCGAACGTGACCTTGGGAGCCTTGAAGGGGTAGTCGCGCGGGAACTCGACGCGGACGGTGAAGACGCCGCCGTCGTAGGGGCTTCCCTCggggccgacgacgacgacctgcCAGCGGAGGCGGTCCTCCGTCGCGTCGGCGCCGGGGACGCACCACTCCGGCGGGTCGGCCCAGAGCCCATCgagctccctctcgagccgccAGAGAtggagagcgccgccgccggcaaccaTGGTGGCCGCCTTTGCCTCTAGCTGCAGGATGGTGAGTGGTGATGCAGCGATCAGCAGCCTGGAGATGATTCCGGTGATGGATAGTTA is drawn from Panicum virgatum strain AP13 chromosome 1N, P.virgatum_v5, whole genome shotgun sequence and contains these coding sequences:
- the LOC120657065 gene encoding aspartyl protease family protein At5g10770-like; the encoded protein is MEMALLLRLVALSLLLAVATPVRDITNACSSQVKAADFPHLNGSGLHLTLHHPRGPCSPAPLPADLPFSAVLTHDDARVASLAARLAKTPSSRPTALDESSSSSTVPDESLSSVPLGPGTSIGVGNYVTRMGLGTPAKSYVMVVDTGSSLTWLQCSPCVVSCHRQAGPVFNPKASSSYASVSCSAPQCGDLTSATLNPAACSKSNVCVYQASYGDSSFSVGYLSKDTVTLGSSSMPNFYYGCGQDNEGLFGRSAGLIGLARNKLSLLYQLAPSLGYSFSYCLPTSSSSGYLSIGSYNPGQYAYTPMASSSLDDSLYFIKLTGITVAGRPLSVSSSAYSSLPTIIDSGTVITRLPTGVYSALSKAVAAAMKGTPRASAFSILDTCFQGQASQVRAPAVSMAFAGGAVLKLAARNLLVDVDSATTCLAFAPSRSAAIIGNTQQQTFSVVYDVKSNKIGFAAGGCS
- the LOC120657066 gene encoding ubiquitin-conjugating enzyme E2 28-like, translated to MVAGGGALHLWRLERELDGLWADPPEWCVPGADATEDRLRWQVVVVGPEGSPYDGGVFTVRVEFPRDYPFKAPKVTFATKVYHPNVDPRTGLVCLDFLTDKNLWTSVWTVDKILLVVVSLLHEPVMDGGAINREAAYLYKRKRLVYEEIARAKTREHASAASPEESSSSSEKKERRPSSRGVSQLCRRLMRRVASLRSSGISACWVPASRLLSADKISAMLDAGAWTHR